In Silene latifolia isolate original U9 population chromosome 3, ASM4854445v1, whole genome shotgun sequence, a single window of DNA contains:
- the LOC141648892 gene encoding uncharacterized protein LOC141648892 produces the protein MLLQLGWLDIDYAIRKDEPPKVTKESTKEAIDLYEKWEKSNRLFIMFIKTRMCASISGSVDQHTKVKDLIKAIDEQFATSDKALARTLIMQFSSLRITETKGVHDYIMRMRDIATQLKTLEVTMSDSFLMHFILCTLSPKYAPFKISYNTHKDKWSINELMAMCVQEEADC, from the coding sequence ATGCTACTGCAGTTGGGATGGTTAGATATTGATTATGCTATTCGGAAAGATGAACCACCTAAAGTAACTAAAGAAAGCACTAAAGAAGCAATTGATCTTTATGAAAAGTGGGAGAAATCCAATCGTCTCTTCATTATGTTCATAAAGACCAGAATGTGTGCTAGTATTAGTGGTTCTGTCGATCAGCATACTAAAGTTAAAGATCTAATTAAGGCCATCGATGAGCAGTTTGCAACTTCTGATAAAGCTCTTGCTAGAACCTTAATAATGCAGTTTTCATCTTTGAGGATCACCGAGACTAAAGGGGTGCATGATTATATCATGCGCATGAGGGATATTGCAACCCAACTTAAGACTTTGGAAGTTACCATGTCTGACTCTTTCCTTATGCACTTCATTTTATGCACTCTTTCTCCAAAATATGCTCCTTTTAAGATCTCTTACAACACACATAAGGATAAATGGTCAATTAATGAACTTATGGCCATGTGTGTTCAAGAGGAGGCAGATTGTTGA